The Engraulis encrasicolus isolate BLACKSEA-1 chromosome 11, IST_EnEncr_1.0, whole genome shotgun sequence nucleotide sequence tcattgtcagaattgtgagctaaatctggggggggggggagttcggtagactggtggaactacagcattctagctcgcagtggcagagcgtcgtagtggcactctgtgtctcgtcccgacaacagggaagataagacattgaaatcgcagcagccagcatcgttaacagttgcacgtctgttcttggcacgaaggcactcttttatgaagatgattaagcgaaggaagacttaaactcatgcatgtaactggcgagaatgaattccgatgaacaagaatgactcgcgcattcgtttaagagtaaacatgaacaccaacatgactcaatgaatgcaattgctgtgagcaaagcaaaccccgaactatcacagagtagccgaagacaacgacgtgtaggctaccgttttgaaattcaccaatttgacgacaaggcttcgttaacctctaacaataggctagctctacaagaacgggacagtgcagttagttcgtgagcaagttactcaaaaaaacctattgatgttaccacaatgggaaaaccgaagcagcaacagctatgctttaccaaaaataatgcaggacattgcctcgttttactatactgtagtgcccattttttaagcaagttagcgatgtgcatttagatcttgtcgcacttcacttctgctttgattcccttgcgttagccgagtaagctaggcggctaattaactgaggcctggctttctaggctgacgttggggctcagcagtattagccagatagatgttgctaacgttctctgacaagccaaataaagtgggctcacctgaaattgaccactacaaccatataatatcgacCCAAGTATTACGTTTACGTTTTCAAGATGTGTAGAACCAGACCCTACTGTCAATGAGAACTACACACCCATTTCGACAACGCAAATATCGCTAGTAGTAAGCTTACAATAGCTTGGTAGCGCGGGAAATTCAAAAAAATAACGTATTTCTagtccttggggggaaaaaatgaacaaacatccaacttcgataaccacttggctaaactttgcacatcaaccactgtagacgtttcagactatatgcttgtgtatttatgttaacaaattaacaaacttctctttataacttacctcgagacggctggttggtttgtgtcactgtggtggggagtctggctggcgacactgtggagctaaaatccggaccgcgctcgagccgagacggctctctcgccactttagcttcaggttgtgacgacgtgacgtaggcgcgtcatacgtgatatgagagctgagatgattcaatcagagactcctgtatattgatcaatatattattatatatggccatatatggtccacctaaaatgtctttataatgtcgagtaaatgtccaatgtcgtgcaaaatgtgcttgctgaactaaaaacatcaagaaatacagactgaatagtagaatacagttttgttttgccagccatatattttaaaatatatggatcaatatatagtaatatgttgttcaataatatattgctatatattttcaaatatatgagcgtgtttgtgatatattgtgatatattttctaatgtattgcagtataaattgtagtatattgcagtatattttccttccgtaagggtaAACTGAGAAAGATGCCTTCAAGGTCTTGGTATTGGGCTGGATACACATTGCTACACATTTGACATTTGCAGTATCtccaaaatgggacacatttgggtCATGAGGCCTTGTCACAAGATTGATCATAACACTCAATGTTGATGTATGCAGTGACACTTTGCCTGTGTAGGGCTGTGTACACGTGTACACGAGCGTATTATTAGCCTGCTACGAGTGCACACGTACACAAGAGAGTATTGGCAGCATTAGGCTGCATTAGTGGTGGCTGAGCTGCTTGGCTAgtgttgctgctgtgtgtgtgtgtgtgtgtgtgtgtgtgtgtgtgtgtgtgtgtgtgtgtgtgtgtgtgtgtgtgtgtgtgtgtgtgtgtgtgtgtgtgctgcttggccggtgctgctgtgtgtgtgcgtgtgcgtgtgtgtgtgcgcgcgcgggcgcgtgtgtgtgtgtgtgtgtgtgtgtgagctgcttggccagtgctgttgctgtgtgtgtgtgtgtgtgtgtgtgtgtgtgtgtgtgtgtgtgtgtgtgtgtgtgtgtgtgtgagctgcttgGCCGCTGCTGCTCAGCCTCTATTTCCTGCCTCACATCTGCTTTCATTCCTGTGTGGAGTGggaagtaaaacacacacacacacacacacacacacacacacacacacacacacacacacacacacacacacacacacacacacacacacacgcatggagggACAGCGTCGTCCATGACCTAATTAGGTGCTTTGCTCTCTCAGCTCGTGCACTGCGCTCACAGCTGATTTATAACACGACAGCGTCCTCACACACCCcagacggaaacacacacacacacacacacacacacacacacacacacacacgtacacacacacacacacggacgcgcacacacacacgcacacacaaacacacacactcacacacgcacacaaacctgcCCATCACCTTTGCCCTGGTCTCTGCATTGTGACGtcacgtgtgtgtgagtttgttttcatttgaaCACAGATGGGCGACCACAAGGGAAGCTGTgtcacccctcctcccctctcttctcctctcttctcctctcttctcctctcctctcctcctctcctctcctctcctctcctctcctctcctctcctctcctctcctctcctctcctcctctctcctcattcttcTTTCACCACTCTctatcctcccttccctcccctcttcctctattGGCTGGCTGCATGCAATACAAAACCATAAAGTTCAATACAAAACCATAAAgttcaatacaatgtaatacaatacaatacaatacaatacaatacaatacaatacatttcaatgcatttacaatacaatgcatttcaatacaatacaatacaattcaatacaatgcaatacaacacattAGCTTCTTGCTCACGTGGCTGTGAGGCGTTACATATTGAACTCAGTTCTCTATGAACAGTATGGATGTGTAGTGTAGCGTTATGGCAGTCTGTAGTGTTATGTGTAAATGGATGTGTAACGTTATTGCAGTCTGTAGTGTTATGAATAAATGTGTGTACTGCAATAATGCCATTTCCACTCTAGTGTTATGCCAATACCATGCCAGTTTGTAGTGCATCAGCAATGCTGGGcggttgtgtgttggcaatgctaGGCGGTTGTGTATTGGCAATGCTAGGTggttgtgtgttggcaatgctggGCTGTAGTGTGTTGGCAATGCTGGGCGGTTGTGTATTGGCAATGCTGGGCGGTTGTGTATTGGCAATGCTAGGcggttgtgtgttggcaatgctaGGCTGTTGTGTGTTGACAATGCTGGGTGGTTGTGTATTCACAATGCTAGCcggttgtgtgttggcaatgctggGTGGTTGTGTATTGGCAATGCTAGGGggttgtgtgttggcaatgctaggcggttgtgtgttggcaatgctgggcggttgtgtgttggcaatgctaggcggttgtgtgttggcaatgctgggcggttgtgtgttggcaatgctaggcggttgtgtgttggcaatgctaggcggttgtgtgttggcattgctgggcggttgtgtgttggcaatgctaggctgttgtgtgttggcaatgctgggcggttgtgtgttggcaatgctgggcggttgtgtgttggcaatgctaggcggttgtgtgttggcaatgctaGGCGGTTGTGTATTGGCAATGCTAGGcggttgtgtgttggcaatgctgggcggttgtgtgttggcaatgctaggcggttgtgtgttggcaatgctgggcggttgtgtgttggcaatgctgggcggttgtgtgttggcaatgctggGCTGTAGTGTGTTGGCAATGCTGGGcggttgtgtgttggcaatgctaggcggttgtgtgttggcaatgctaggcggttgtgtgttggcaatgctaggcggttgtgtgttggcaatgctaGGCGGTTGTGTGCTGGCAATGCTGGGCAgttgtgtgttggcaatgctgggcggttgtgtgttggcaatgctaGGCGGTTGTGGGTTGTGTGCTGGCAATGCTGGGCAgttgtgtgttggcaatgctgggcggttgtgtgttggcaatgctaggcggttgtgtgttggcaatgctaggcggttgtgtgttggcaatgctaGGTGGTTGTGTGTTGGCCATGCTGGGTggttgtgtgttggcaatgctaGGTGGTTGTGTGTTGGCCATGCTGGGTGGTTGTGTATTGGCAATGCTAGGcggttgtgtgttggcaatgctaggtggttgtgtgttggcaatgctgggcggttgtgtgttggcaatgctaGGCGGTTGTGTATTGGCAATGCTAGGcggttgtgtgttggcaatgctggGCGGTTGTGTATTGGCAATGCTAGGCTGTAGTGTGTTGGCAATGCTAGGTggttgtgtgttggcaatgctaggtggttgtgtgttggcaatgctaggtggttgtgtgttggcaatgctaggtggttgtgtgttggcaatgctaggtggttgtgtgttggcaatgctgggcggttgtgtgttggcaatgctgggcggttgtgtgttggcaatgctaggtggttgtgtgttggcaatgctgggcggttgtgtgttggcaatgctgggcggttgtgtgttggcaatgctgggcggttgtgtgttggcaatgctaggtggttgtgtgttggcaatgctaggtggttgtgtgttggcaatgctaggcggttgtgtgttggcaatgctgggcggttgtgtgttggcaatgctgggcggttgtgtgttggcaatgctaggcggttgtgtgttggcaatgctgggcggttgtgtgttggcaatgctgggcggttgtgtgttggcaatgctggGCTGTAGTGTGTTGGCAATGCTGGGcggttgtgtgttggcaatgctgggcggttgtgtgttggcaatgctgggcggttgtgtgttggcaatgctggGCTGTAGTGTGTTGGCAATGCTAGGcggttgtgtgttggcaatgctagggggttgtgtgttggcaatgctgggcggttgtgtgttggcaatgctgggcggttgtgtgttggcaatgctgggcggttgtgtgttggcaatgctgggcggttgtgtgttggcaatgctggGCTGTAGTGTGTTGGCAACTTATAGCTTTTCATGATCCTTCTTACTGTACAGTGCTGTAGTTAATATTAACTCTAGTCGACCGTAGCTGCTGCTTTAGTCCACACTGTAGCaaagtgcacgtacacacacaggtatacacaccaaagtgcacgtacacacaggtatacacaccaaagtgcacgtacacacacaggtatacacaccaaagtgcacgtacacacacaggtatacacaccaaagtgcacgtacacacacaggtatacacaccaaagtgcacgtacacacacaggtatacacaccaaagtgcacgtacacacacaggtatacacaccaaagtgcacgtacacacacaggtatacacaccaaagtgcatgtacacacaggtatacacaccaaagtgcacgtacacacacgtagaGCAGGATTTACATTCCATCCCAAAGACTGTGGAGGATtatacactctcactcacactcacacaaacacatacactctcactgcGGAGTCTCACTGCGGAGTCCAGGCTCTCAGGACGCACATGGAGAAGCTCTGTAAacacatgcgtgcatatgtgtgtatgtgtgtgtgtgtatgtgtgtgtctgtgtgtgtctgtgtgttgctcaAAGAACCAagagaagtgtgtttgtgtgtctgttgcttCAAGAGGCTGCGTTCTCAGTTCtgcaatatagtgtgtgtgtgtgtgtgtgtgtgtgtgtgtgtgtgtgtgtgtgtgtgtgtgtgtgtgtgtgtgtgtgtgtgtgtgtgtgtgagagtgtgtgtgtatgtgtgtgtgtgtgtgcgcacgcgcatatgtgtgtgtgttgttttaagaGGCCGCATTCTGGGCCGTGATGAGAGACGCCTCTGAAGTGTCTGTTTCCTGTGTCTGTGCGGTTTCCTGTGTTCCGCCGCAGCTTTGAGGATCGGATGGCCTGCTGCTTCTgtccccctcaccccctccccctccagatGAGCTGTCCCCCTCTTTAGGTACCTCTTCACCCCCTCCAGATGAGTCTTtaaccccctcaccccctccctctccagaAGAGCTGCTCTCCTCTGtaaccccctcaccccctccctctccagaAGAGCTGCTCTCCTCTGtaaccccctcaccccctccctctgcAGACGATACGTCTCTCTCCTCTTTAACTGCcgaatcctctgctttacgtagCCCCTCCTCCTCATTAtgtgactcctcctcaaggtgtaactccacctcctcctcatcgtgtagcacctcctcctcctgcccctcctgtGAGTCGTCAGGTTTTCCTGTCTGGTTTCCGGGTGATGGACCGGTTGACGGATCGTCGTTATCCTGCCGCTGCTCATCACTGCTCTCCGCTCCTGTGGGACTCTCTGGGTCCTGCTGAGctgcatcctcctcttcctcctcctcctcttccctcttctcctctttctcctcctcctcttctctcttctcctctttctcctcctcctcttctctcttctcctctttctcctcctcctcttctctcttctcctctttcacctcctcctcctctttcccctgctcctcctccttcatctcctctgccTTCACCTCCTTCTTCTTTTCCACCTCCTGctctttcttcacctcctcctcctcctcctcctcctcctctcctccaggggTACAGCTGGCCTTGTCCGGCTGTGGCGCAGGGTTCCTGTCGGGGGAGCTGGGGATGTTTTCGGGGTGTCTGTCAGCAGAGAGGATATTTTTGGGCTCCGTGTCAGCTGAGCGGATGTTCTCGGGGTCGCTGATGGCGGAGGGAGGGCGGTCAGGATCCCCGCTGGGCTCCCTGGTCACCGTGGCGTCGGAGTGTTCCTTAGTGTCTGAGGGGAGGGTCTCAGGTTCTTTGGTGGTACTAGACTGGACGTTCTCAAAGTCCTtggtgggagagggagaaggaggagggttctctgcctctctgtcggTGGTGCAGGTATCCGCACTCTCCTTCGTCAGG carries:
- the LOC134458640 gene encoding cilia- and flagella-associated protein 251-like is translated as MGGSCTQKETEVPRSRAPETRPKPAKSNGSLPLPLPLVLPSPSPVQTVPCLTRDNSQNDNISNTERENENVKPRSPTKAPQTLPKPTKGLVNLPSPVQTAPSPVQTAPSPVQTIPCLTKESADTCTTDREAENPPPSPSPTKDFENVQSSTTKEPETLPSDTKEHSDATVTREPSGDPDRPPSAISDPENIRSADTEPKNILSADRHPENIPSSPDRNPAPQPDKASCTPGGEEEEEEEEEVKKEQEVEKKKEVKAEEMKEEEQGKEEEEVKEEKREEEEEKEEKREEEEEKEEKREEEEEKEEKREEEEEEEEDAAQQDPESPTGAESSDEQRQDNDDPSTGPSPGNQTGKPDDSQEGQEEEVLHDEEEVELHLEEESHNEEEGLRKAEDSAVKEERDVSSAEGGGEGVTEESSSSGEGGGT